The following are encoded in a window of Castanea sativa cultivar Marrone di Chiusa Pesio chromosome 5, ASM4071231v1 genomic DNA:
- the LOC142633544 gene encoding embryo-specific protein ATS3B-like, which translates to MMKAVTLLLFLAFLFTFSQAKSIIPQPQQFRSFKIINTQNLKSCSYTVSITTSCSSTKYTRDQISLAFGDAYGNQVYAPRLDDPSTGTFERCSRDTFQILGPCSYQICYVYLYRSGFDGWMPEKVTINGYYTKSATFYYNTYIPDDVWYGFNLCNGASVSTM; encoded by the exons ATGATGAAGGCAGTGACTCTTCTGCTCTTTTTGGCCTTCCTCTTCACATTCTCACAAGCCAAGTCAATCATTCCTCAACCCCAGCAGTTCAGATCCTTCAAGATCATCAATACCCAG AATTTAAAGAGCTGCTCCTACACAGTATCAATAACGACAAGCTGTTCATCAACCAAATATACAAGGGATCAAATCAGTCTTGCATTTGGTGATGCTTATGGCAATCAG GTGTATGCACCAAGACTGGATGATCCATCAACAGGAACGTTTGAGAGGTGCTCTAGAGATACATTTCAGATATTAGGACCATGCTCATACCAAATCTGCTATGTCTACCTTTACAGGAGTGGATTCGATGGTTGGATGCCTGAGAAAGTGACAATCAATGGTTATTACACTAAGTCTGCTACATTTTATTACAACACTTACATTCCTGATGATGTTTGGTATGGATTCAATCTTTGTAATGGAGCTTCAGTCAGTACAATGTAG
- the LOC142633573 gene encoding uncharacterized protein LOC142633573, whose amino-acid sequence MSAGMNRSQGLSSLKRKQPDSKSPIESLTEHERILYNLIRSKQDMAIWTRDMKRETNIPDNVLNKSLKSLQAKKLIKEVVTIQNKGRKHYIATEFEPSKEITGGAWYVEGSLDTEFINFLKKHCVKIIYEQKIVTLEEILDTIRRSRAFNVEFTTQQIEEIVNALVLDNEILEVKSTGMGEFNSIRIGKVCYRCASKAGLKAEPKIGAMASIPCGVCPQISLCTPDGIISPTTCVYYTKWLDF is encoded by the exons ATGAGTgcag GAATGAACCGATCACAAGGGCTCTCATCTCTGAAGCGTAAACAGCCTGACTCAAAATCACCTATTGAGTCTTTGACAGAACACGAGCGTATTCTTTATAATCTGATCCGAAGCAAGCAAGACATGGCTATTTGGACAAGAGACATGAAACGAGAAACAAACATCCCCGACAATGTGCTTAACAAATCCCTCAAATCACTTCAAGCTAAGAAACTGATAAAAGAGGTTGTAACCATCCAAAATAAAGGCAGAAAACACTATATTGCGACAGAGTTTGAACCGTCAAAGGAAATCACTGGTGGAGCTTGGTATGTTGAGGGGAGCCTCGATACAGAgtttataaactttttgaaaaagcacTGTGTGAAGATCATTTATGAGCAAAAGATTGTTACACTGGAGGAAATTTTGGACACGATAAGGAGGAGTAGAGCCTTCAATGTTGAGTTCACAACTCAGCAAATTGAAGAGATTGTGAATGCTTTGGTTTTGGACAATGAGATATTGGAGGTGAAGAGTACTGGAATGGGGGAGTTTAATTCTATTCGTATCGGGAAAGTTTGTTATAGATGCGCAAGCAAAGCAGGCCTTAAAGCGGAACCGAAAATTGGGGCCATGGCTTCAATTCCATGCGGAGTTTGTCCACAGATAAGTCTATGTACACCGGATGGAATAATTTCCCCAACGACCTGTGTATACTACACTAAATGGTTGGATTTCTAA